In Oscillatoria acuminata PCC 6304, a single window of DNA contains:
- a CDS encoding CHAT domain-containing protein: MNEQRIEAYRNLIQQLLTCPNGEAPQILNQSRELVDEGFVQVCEQVAQQLQQAGEENKAGFLRTLAQQVAAFLNPQPSGGEPESRETPAHATEEDYFNFLMDVLQATHDSQGNPSVVYPLLQQNLDKLDLKLADILHDLASQTLKQVEKNQAVIMAVDIGNFANLIQKFTWGSPGNNLEIAIVGYEISLTIFSKNKNPDDWAGLNNNLGNAYIERSNGEPSDNTQRAIAAYQRTLEVYSRTTFPEEWAMAQYNLGNAYCRSTDKQEENLDRSITFFQSALEVYSRNNFPKQWAMTQSNLGNAYFYRITGNRAQDIEKAIAAYRFALQVYTRKAYPEKWARTQNNLGNAYRKRIKGEQSDNIQQAIDACKAALEVYTRTSFPEQWAETQANLGNAYSEFIRGDQLVNLKLGIEACNKALEVYTPSAFPKEWAKVHICLGNIYCQPMRQVREENLEKGIVAYQFALKALNRKASPKDWAMTQNNLGLAYYYRIKGDRSDNIERAIITYQAALKVYTHPDFPADWAMTKNNLGMAYCYRIKGTQDDNIKKAISAYTEALDVYTLERFPQRYATIIFNLGIAYRKGTQFKKSYTSFASAIDTVEEIRSNIIIGGEADKQKLAEKWQKLYGNMVEVCLELENYSAAVEYAERSKARNLVELMAATRLKPPGVSSEVWERYDALSQKLWNLQQQRDSSTSSKLLSSEVTPQLTQLRQQIDTLIAAEITPHDPKFRFGQRVQPIPYRKIQALVDDNTAIVEWYFTSKGIQAFIVTRQGEPIFVSTDKGALDELAGLTNEYLRAYTDNLRAYTDNRQWRQQLPSYLQRLAEILKLDQLLSRIPSHCQELVLVPYRFLHLFPLHALPVSKTEYLSDKFPQGIRYVPSSQILQLSLSQASTPFGKGGKEKSLFAIQNPTTESTLRYADIEVEAIQTQFHPVTVLKGDAASKTGFNQAATLLKDAAFVHFSCHGSFDFANPRNSGLILADAKLSETTATEEGVPRIRSQRGEFNPSECLTLPEIFNLRFRQCRLVALSACETGITDITTTSDEYISILAGFFFAGSRNVLGTLWAVNDLSTAMFMIHFYETLLGEKQPPVALAVKQTQEWMRQVTVAQLLEWIAGCRLIGEQRREEMCDYLRLGYKTKLDVKRFESPYYWAAFCAVGQ; this comes from the coding sequence ATGAACGAACAACGCATCGAAGCCTATCGCAACCTGATTCAACAACTCCTCACCTGTCCCAATGGCGAGGCCCCGCAAATCCTCAACCAGTCTAGGGAGTTAGTGGATGAAGGATTTGTACAGGTGTGCGAACAGGTGGCGCAACAGTTGCAGCAGGCAGGGGAAGAGAATAAGGCGGGTTTTCTGCGAACTCTGGCGCAACAGGTAGCGGCATTTCTCAACCCGCAACCCTCTGGCGGTGAGCCTGAATCCAGGGAAACCCCTGCTCATGCTACAGAGGAAGACTATTTCAACTTTTTAATGGATGTATTGCAAGCAACTCACGATAGTCAAGGTAATCCCTCTGTGGTGTATCCCCTGCTGCAACAGAACCTTGATAAATTAGATTTGAAATTGGCTGATATATTGCATGACTTGGCCAGTCAAACCCTCAAGCAAGTCGAAAAAAATCAAGCCGTCATTATGGCCGTAGATATTGGAAACTTTGCGAATTTAATTCAAAAATTCACCTGGGGAAGTCCAGGCAATAATCTGGAAATTGCCATTGTAGGCTATGAAATTAGTTTAACTATCTTTTCTAAAAACAAAAATCCTGACGATTGGGCAGGACTTAACAATAACCTTGGAAATGCCTATATTGAGCGGAGCAATGGAGAGCCATCAGACAACACACAACGAGCCATTGCTGCATATCAAAGAACTTTAGAAGTTTATAGCCGTACCACTTTTCCCGAGGAATGGGCTATGGCTCAATATAATTTAGGAAATGCTTACTGTCGTAGTACAGACAAGCAGGAGGAGAACCTGGATCGTTCTATTACATTCTTTCAATCTGCATTAGAAGTTTATAGTCGTAACAATTTTCCCAAACAATGGGCAATGACGCAATCTAATTTGGGGAATGCTTACTTTTATCGTATCACAGGAAATCGGGCGCAGGATATAGAAAAAGCCATTGCGGCCTATCGATTTGCATTGCAAGTCTATACCCGTAAAGCATATCCCGAAAAATGGGCAAGGACTCAAAATAACCTGGGGAATGCCTACAGAAAACGTATCAAAGGAGAGCAATCAGATAATATACAGCAGGCCATTGATGCTTGCAAAGCCGCACTGGAAGTCTATACCCGTACCTCCTTTCCCGAACAATGGGCAGAAACACAAGCTAACTTAGGGAATGCCTATAGTGAATTTATTCGAGGAGATCAATTAGTCAACCTAAAACTCGGTATTGAGGCTTGTAACAAAGCATTAGAGGTCTATACCCCTAGCGCATTTCCTAAAGAATGGGCAAAGGTTCACATTTGCTTGGGAAATATTTATTGTCAGCCCATGCGACAAGTTCGAGAGGAAAATTTAGAAAAGGGTATTGTAGCATATCAATTTGCATTAAAAGCCCTTAATCGTAAAGCCAGCCCCAAAGATTGGGCTATGACTCAAAACAACTTGGGGCTGGCTTACTATTACCGGATAAAAGGAGATAGATCGGACAATATAGAGCGAGCTATTATTACCTATCAAGCCGCATTAAAAGTTTATACGCATCCAGATTTTCCCGCAGATTGGGCTATGACCAAAAATAACTTAGGAATGGCTTACTGTTACCGGATTAAGGGAACTCAGGATGACAACATAAAAAAGGCAATTTCTGCTTATACAGAAGCCCTGGATGTGTACACTCTAGAACGGTTTCCGCAAAGATATGCTACAATAATATTTAATTTAGGGATTGCCTATCGTAAGGGGACCCAATTTAAAAAATCTTACACCAGCTTTGCATCTGCCATTGATACCGTAGAAGAGATTCGCAGTAACATCATTATTGGCGGTGAGGCAGACAAGCAGAAATTAGCGGAAAAATGGCAAAAACTGTATGGCAACATGGTCGAAGTCTGCCTAGAATTGGAGAATTACTCGGCTGCTGTGGAATATGCGGAACGCAGCAAAGCCAGAAACTTAGTGGAATTGATGGCAGCTACCCGCCTCAAACCGCCAGGGGTTTCCTCAGAAGTGTGGGAACGTTACGATGCTTTATCCCAAAAATTGTGGAACCTCCAGCAGCAGAGAGATAGTAGTACATCATCCAAACTCTTAAGCAGTGAAGTAACGCCACAACTCACCCAGTTGCGGCAACAAATCGATACTTTAATCGCAGCAGAAATCACCCCCCATGACCCGAAATTCCGATTCGGACAACGAGTGCAACCCATCCCGTACCGGAAAATTCAAGCCCTCGTGGATGATAATACTGCTATTGTAGAGTGGTATTTTACGAGTAAAGGCATCCAAGCCTTTATCGTTACCCGACAAGGGGAACCTATCTTTGTCTCTACCGATAAGGGTGCCTTAGATGAATTGGCGGGGTTGACGAATGAGTATTTAAGGGCGTACACAGATAATTTAAGGGCGTACACAGATAATCGTCAGTGGCGGCAGCAGTTACCCTCATACTTGCAGAGGTTGGCGGAGATTTTGAAACTGGATCAACTGCTCTCTCGTATTCCCTCTCACTGTCAGGAGTTAGTCTTAGTTCCCTATCGCTTTCTGCATCTATTTCCCCTCCATGCCTTACCCGTTTCTAAGACAGAATATCTCAGTGATAAATTCCCCCAAGGGATTCGCTATGTCCCCAGTAGTCAGATTTTGCAGTTATCTTTATCACAAGCTAGTACCCCGTTCGGAAAGGGGGGAAAAGAGAAATCTTTATTTGCGATACAAAACCCTACGACAGAAAGCACTTTACGCTATGCGGATATCGAAGTCGAGGCGATTCAAACTCAATTTCATCCCGTTACTGTGTTAAAAGGAGACGCTGCCAGCAAAACTGGGTTTAACCAAGCGGCAACCCTGTTAAAAGATGCCGCTTTCGTCCACTTCTCCTGTCACGGTTCTTTTGACTTTGCCAATCCCCGCAACTCGGGACTGATTCTCGCTGATGCCAAACTCTCCGAAACCACGGCGACAGAGGAAGGTGTTCCCCGGATTCGTTCTCAACGCGGTGAGTTTAATCCCAGCGAATGCCTGACTCTGCCAGAAATCTTTAACCTGCGCTTTCGGCAATGTCGTCTCGTCGCCCTCTCTGCCTGCGAAACGGGTATCACGGATATTACCACCACTAGCGATGAATATATCAGCATTCTCGCCGGGTTTTTCTTTGCCGGTTCGCGCAATGTGCTGGGGACATTATGGGCGGTGAATGATTTATCCACGGCGATGTTTATGATTCACTTTTACGAAACTCTCCTGGGGGAAAAGCAGCCTCCGGTGGCATTGGCGGTGAAGCAAACTCAGGAGTGGATGCGGCAAGTCACCGTGGCGCAGTTGTTGGAGTGGATTGCGGGTTGTCGGTTGATTGGGGAGCAACGGCGGGAGGAAATGTGCGATTACTTACGATTAGGATACAAGACGAAACTCGATGTCAAACGGTTTGAGTCTCCCTATTATTGGGCTGCTTTTTGCGCGGTTGGACAGTAG
- a CDS encoding DUF6883 domain-containing protein — protein MLIPYSENAVVDIRKLRDYCLNLEHNDGKHKARLFLSILGMSADDAEALRQILLEVVKSQEAQLGRLDDFGQRYTLDFTMEWQDKKATLRSGWIIEACSNIPKLTTCYPLS, from the coding sequence ATGCTGATTCCATACTCGGAGAACGCAGTGGTAGATATCCGTAAACTCCGGGACTACTGCCTTAACCTAGAACATAATGATGGCAAGCACAAGGCACGGCTATTTTTGTCTATTCTGGGGATGAGTGCCGATGATGCAGAAGCCTTACGCCAAATTTTGCTAGAGGTTGTTAAAAGTCAAGAAGCACAACTCGGCAGACTCGATGACTTTGGTCAACGTTACACTCTTGATTTTACAATGGAATGGCAGGACAAAAAGGCAACCCTTCGCAGTGGTTGGATTATCGAGGCGTGTTCCAATATCCCTAAGTTAACGACTTGTTACCCATTATCCTAG
- a CDS encoding DUF4926 domain-containing protein, giving the protein MKPKPINLLDVVALTVDIPEYNLWQGQVGTVVEVLAKGAAFEVEFTDSRTGQTYESVGLRPEQLMVLHFEPLSPDAKAVMLPSLL; this is encoded by the coding sequence ATGAAACCTAAACCCATTAATTTGTTAGATGTCGTCGCGCTTACTGTTGATATTCCTGAATACAATTTATGGCAAGGACAAGTGGGAACCGTGGTAGAAGTTTTGGCAAAGGGTGCGGCGTTTGAAGTGGAATTTACGGACTCTCGCACGGGTCAAACTTATGAATCGGTTGGTTTACGTCCAGAGCAACTCATGGTCTTACATTTTGAGCCATTATCTCCAGATGCCAAGGCTGTGATGCTGCCTTCCCTATTATAA
- a CDS encoding type II toxin-antitoxin system PemK/MazF family toxin, which translates to MTIQRGEIYFVNLNPIQGKEQAGKRLVLVLSINAFNELPLVVTVVVGTKGENIRRDFPTNVRVLPEDSGLPLETVFLCFQIRSLDPTRFPDQAAGRLSSEKMLEIEEAVRYCLGL; encoded by the coding sequence ATGACCATTCAACGAGGAGAAATTTATTTTGTCAATCTCAACCCGATTCAGGGGAAAGAACAGGCGGGAAAACGACTCGTATTAGTTTTATCCATCAATGCGTTCAATGAACTGCCTCTAGTGGTGACAGTAGTTGTGGGGACAAAAGGCGAAAATATTCGCCGAGATTTCCCAACCAATGTCAGAGTCTTACCCGAAGACAGTGGACTTCCCCTAGAAACAGTATTTCTCTGTTTTCAAATTCGTTCTCTCGACCCAACCCGATTTCCAGACCAAGCAGCAGGCCGCTTATCTTCTGAAAAAATGCTAGAAATTGAAGAAGCAGTGCGCTATTGTTTGGGGTTATAA
- a CDS encoding Uma2 family endonuclease, protein MTGQLILHKFTVDDYSKMAEIGVFKTGDRLELIRGEIIEMSPIGTRHAACVRRLQLLLSEKLGRRAFCDTQNPIQLGNNSQPQPDVTLLQPRDDFYATQHPQPQDILLLVEVADTTLEGDRTIKIPLYAEHHIPEVWLVNLPENCLEVYRQPTATGYQILSQFYPGDTLSLQTFPDITINVNQILS, encoded by the coding sequence ATGACTGGACAATTAATTTTGCATAAATTTACCGTTGATGATTATAGTAAAATGGCAGAAATAGGGGTTTTCAAGACAGGCGATCGCCTTGAACTAATCCGAGGAGAAATCATCGAAATGTCCCCCATTGGAACTCGTCATGCTGCTTGTGTCAGACGCTTACAGTTATTATTGTCAGAAAAATTAGGTAGACGAGCATTCTGCGATACCCAAAACCCCATCCAACTAGGCAACAATTCTCAACCGCAACCGGATGTCACCTTGCTGCAACCCCGGGATGATTTCTATGCCACCCAACATCCGCAACCCCAGGATATCTTGCTGTTAGTGGAAGTTGCTGACACCACCTTAGAGGGCGATAGAACCATCAAAATTCCCCTCTATGCCGAACATCACATCCCCGAAGTGTGGTTAGTCAACCTCCCCGAAAACTGCCTAGAAGTCTACCGCCAACCCACCGCCACCGGGTATCAAATTCTCAGTCAATTCTATCCCGGAGACACCCTATCCTTACAAACCTTTCCTGACATCACCATCAACGTCAATCAAATCCTATCCTAG
- a CDS encoding Uma2 family endonuclease has product MSVQLSPHKFTVDDYGKMAEIGVLKAGDRVELIRGEIIEMSPIGTRHAATVARLINLFINRLGNRAIAWPQNSIQLGNNSQPQPDVTLLQPRDDFYATQHPQPQDIFLLVEVADTTLEGDRTIKIPLYAEHHIPEVWLVNLPENCLQVYRQPTATGYQIISQFYPGDTLSLQTFPDITINVNQILGTPPGV; this is encoded by the coding sequence ATGAGTGTGCAATTGAGTCCGCATAAATTTACCGTTGATGATTATGGGAAGATGGCAGAAATTGGGGTGTTGAAGGCAGGCGATCGCGTTGAATTAATCCGAGGAGAAATCATCGAAATGTCACCCATTGGAACTCGTCATGCCGCTACTGTTGCTCGCCTCATCAACCTATTCATTAATCGCTTAGGAAATCGAGCGATCGCATGGCCGCAAAATTCTATACAATTAGGCAACAATTCTCAACCGCAACCGGATGTAACCTTGCTGCAACCCCGGGATGATTTCTATGCCACCCAACATCCGCAACCCCAGGATATCTTCCTATTAGTGGAAGTTGCCGATACCACCTTAGAGGGCGATCGCACCATCAAAATCCCCCTCTATGCCGAACATCACATCCCCGAAGTTTGGTTAGTCAACCTCCCGGAAAACTGCCTACAAGTCTACCGCCAACCCACCGCCACCGGATATCAAATCATCAGTCAATTCTATCCGGGAGACACCCTCTCCCTACAAACGTTTCCTGACATCACCATAAACGTTAATCAAATTCTAGGAACACCGCCAGGGGTTTAA
- the clpB gene encoding ATP-dependent chaperone ClpB — protein sequence MQPNNPNQFTEKAWAAIAQTPDLAKQAQHQQIESEHLMKALLEQEGLSSSILSKAGVNVQQMRDRTEQFINRQPKVSSISSVYLGRTVDTLLDRADAYRKEYADEYISIEHLLLGFAKDDRFGKGLFQEFKLTEQKLKETISQVRGNQKVTDQNPEGKYQSLEKYGRDLTQAAREGKLDPVIGRDDEIRRTIQILSRRTKNNPVLIGEPGVGKTAIAEGLAQRIIAGDVPQSLKDRQLITLDMGSLIAGAKYRGEFEERLKAVLKEVTESGGNIILFIDEIHTVVGAGATQGAMDAGNLLKPMLARGELRCIGATTLDEYRKYLEKDAALERRFQQVYIDQPSVADSISILRGLKERYEVHHGVKISDSALVAAATLSNRYISDRFLPDKAIDLVDEAAAKLKMEITSKPEELDEIDRKILQLEMERLSLRNESDLASQDRLERLDKELGNLKEEQHTLNAQWESEKDVIAQIQSIKEEIDRVNIEIQQAERNYDLNRAAELKYGNLTQLQKQLKQAESNLAANQTSGQTLLREEVTESDIAEIISKWTGIPISKLVESEMQKLLQLEDELHKRVIGQEEAVTAVADAIQRSRAGLSDPNRPVASFIFLGPTGVGKTELAKALAAYLFDTEESMVRIDMSEYMEKHAVSRLVGAPPGYVGYEEGGQLSEAVRRRPYSVILFDEIEKAHPDVFNIMLQILDDGRVTDAQGHTVDFKNSVIIMTSNVGSQFILDVSGEDEEYEEMRGRVMEAMRSNFRPEFLNRIDEMIIFHSLKKEQLRQIVQLQVERVIERLRDRKMSLKLSDSAVSFLAEVGYDPVYGARPLKRSIQRELETQIAKSILRGDFTTGDTIFVDVENERLAFKRLASDVLVQSDL from the coding sequence ATGCAACCCAATAATCCGAATCAGTTTACAGAAAAAGCGTGGGCGGCGATCGCCCAGACCCCGGACCTTGCCAAACAAGCGCAACATCAGCAAATCGAAAGCGAACACCTGATGAAAGCGTTACTCGAACAAGAAGGACTCTCCAGCAGCATTCTCAGCAAAGCGGGAGTCAACGTCCAACAAATGCGCGATCGCACCGAACAATTTATCAATCGCCAACCCAAAGTGAGTAGCATCAGTTCCGTCTATCTCGGACGAACCGTGGATACTCTCCTCGATCGCGCCGATGCTTATCGGAAAGAGTATGCCGATGAATATATTTCCATCGAACATTTATTACTCGGTTTCGCCAAAGATGACCGCTTTGGTAAAGGACTCTTCCAGGAATTCAAACTCACTGAACAAAAACTCAAAGAAACCATCTCCCAAGTTAGAGGCAATCAAAAAGTGACCGATCAAAATCCCGAAGGCAAATATCAATCCCTCGAAAAATATGGACGCGACCTCACTCAAGCGGCGCGAGAAGGTAAACTCGACCCCGTAATCGGTCGAGATGACGAAATTCGCCGGACTATCCAAATTCTCTCACGCCGCACAAAGAATAACCCGGTGTTGATTGGGGAACCGGGGGTCGGTAAAACTGCGATCGCCGAAGGACTCGCCCAACGAATTATCGCCGGAGATGTCCCCCAATCCTTGAAAGACCGCCAATTGATTACCCTCGATATGGGGTCATTAATTGCCGGTGCCAAATATCGCGGGGAATTTGAAGAACGCCTGAAAGCAGTCCTCAAAGAAGTCACCGAATCCGGTGGAAATATCATCCTGTTTATCGATGAAATTCATACCGTCGTCGGGGCCGGTGCCACCCAAGGGGCAATGGATGCCGGGAACTTACTCAAACCTATGTTAGCACGAGGAGAACTGCGTTGTATCGGGGCCACCACCCTGGATGAGTATCGCAAATATCTGGAAAAAGATGCGGCATTAGAACGCCGCTTCCAGCAAGTGTATATCGACCAACCCAGCGTTGCCGATAGTATCTCCATTTTGCGCGGACTCAAAGAACGCTATGAAGTGCATCATGGGGTAAAAATCTCCGATAGTGCCTTAGTTGCGGCAGCGACTTTATCCAACCGTTATATCAGCGATCGCTTCCTCCCGGATAAGGCGATCGACCTCGTAGATGAAGCAGCAGCAAAACTGAAAATGGAGATCACCTCCAAACCCGAAGAACTGGACGAAATCGACCGCAAAATCCTCCAGTTAGAAATGGAACGGTTATCCTTGCGAAACGAAAGTGACCTTGCCTCCCAGGACCGCTTGGAACGGTTAGATAAAGAACTCGGCAACCTCAAAGAAGAACAACATACTCTGAATGCTCAATGGGAGTCTGAAAAAGACGTAATTGCTCAAATTCAGAGTATTAAAGAAGAAATTGATCGGGTCAACATTGAAATTCAACAAGCGGAACGCAACTATGACCTCAACCGCGCCGCAGAATTAAAATATGGCAATCTCACCCAATTGCAAAAGCAACTGAAACAGGCGGAATCCAATTTAGCAGCAAACCAAACCAGTGGTCAAACCTTACTCCGGGAAGAAGTAACCGAATCTGATATTGCTGAAATTATCTCTAAATGGACCGGAATTCCGATTAGTAAATTAGTGGAATCCGAGATGCAAAAACTGCTGCAACTCGAAGACGAATTACACAAGCGCGTCATCGGACAAGAGGAAGCAGTCACCGCCGTTGCCGATGCCATTCAGCGATCGCGCGCCGGATTATCCGACCCAAATCGCCCCGTTGCCAGCTTTATCTTCCTCGGACCCACCGGGGTTGGTAAAACTGAACTCGCCAAAGCACTCGCCGCCTATCTATTCGATACCGAAGAATCAATGGTCCGAATTGATATGTCGGAATACATGGAAAAACACGCCGTTTCCCGCTTAGTCGGTGCGCCTCCAGGATATGTCGGATATGAAGAAGGGGGACAACTTTCCGAAGCAGTCCGCCGTCGTCCTTACTCGGTGATTCTATTCGATGAAATCGAAAAAGCGCATCCCGATGTGTTCAATATCATGCTACAAATTCTCGATGATGGTCGAGTGACGGATGCACAAGGACATACCGTAGACTTCAAGAACTCAGTGATTATTATGACCAGTAATGTCGGGTCACAATTTATCTTAGATGTTTCCGGGGAAGACGAAGAGTACGAAGAAATGCGGGGTCGGGTGATGGAAGCGATGCGGAGTAATTTCCGTCCGGAATTCCTGAACCGAATTGATGAGATGATTATCTTCCATTCGTTGAAGAAAGAGCAACTGCGGCAGATTGTGCAGTTGCAAGTCGAACGAGTCATAGAACGCCTGCGCGATCGCAAGATGTCGTTGAAACTGTCTGATAGTGCGGTGAGTTTCTTAGCGGAAGTGGGATATGACCCCGTTTATGGCGCACGTCCTCTGAAGCGTTCCATCCAGCGTGAGTTAGAAACGCAAATTGCTAAATCTATCTTACGCGGTGATTTTACCACTGGGGATACAATTTTCGTGGATGTGGAAAATGAGCGGTTAGCGTTTAAGCGGTTAGCGTCTGATGTATTAGTTCAATCGGATTTGTAG
- a CDS encoding WD40 repeat domain-containing protein, protein MFFSPTLSSAIAAACSDTTVRLWQLNGSVDTILNGHSDSVLSLAFSPDGKLIATASADKTVKLWRRDGTFLTTLKGHSAEVFGVDFNTKGNRIATASADKTLKFWKRDGTLIRSIKRQSSSFFDINFMPKNDLIASGLADGTVKLWQLNGICLRTLEGHEDSVYSVNFSADGNQLVSGSGDGTVKLWVRDISWGRNGKVRTLTGHQNAVLDVCFSPDGELIASASADKTVKIWRSVDGALLVTLREHQNIVYSVSFSPNGKILASASEDNTVRFWNLRSQVSKTFKEYPGSVYRIKFSPK, encoded by the coding sequence ATGTTTTTTTCTCCGACCCTTTCGAGTGCGATCGCTGCTGCCTGTTCCGATACAACGGTCAGACTCTGGCAACTCAATGGCAGTGTAGATACGATTCTCAATGGCCATAGTGACAGCGTTTTGAGTCTGGCATTCAGTCCCGATGGTAAACTCATTGCCACCGCTAGTGCAGATAAAACCGTCAAGCTATGGCGTCGAGATGGAACATTTTTAACCACCCTCAAAGGACATAGCGCAGAAGTTTTTGGGGTTGATTTTAATACCAAAGGGAATCGCATCGCCACCGCCAGTGCGGATAAAACGTTAAAATTTTGGAAGCGAGATGGCACATTAATTCGCTCCATTAAACGACAATCTTCCAGTTTTTTCGATATTAATTTTATGCCAAAAAATGATTTAATTGCATCAGGTTTGGCTGATGGTACAGTCAAATTGTGGCAGCTAAATGGGATTTGTTTAAGAACTTTAGAAGGTCATGAAGATAGTGTGTATAGCGTTAATTTTAGTGCCGATGGCAATCAATTAGTCTCAGGAAGTGGGGATGGGACGGTTAAATTATGGGTGCGAGATATTTCCTGGGGTCGCAATGGCAAAGTTCGCACCTTGACAGGTCATCAAAATGCGGTATTAGATGTCTGTTTTAGTCCCGATGGTGAGTTAATTGCTTCAGCAAGTGCGGATAAAACAGTAAAAATTTGGCGCAGTGTAGATGGCGCTTTGTTGGTGACTTTACGGGAACATCAGAATATTGTTTATAGTGTGAGTTTTAGTCCGAATGGCAAGATTTTAGCCTCTGCCAGTGAAGATAATACCGTGCGCTTTTGGAATTTGCGGAGTCAGGTGAGTAAAACATTTAAAGAGTATCCGGGTTCAGTTTATCGAATTAAGTTTAGTCCGAAATAA
- a CDS encoding DNA cytosine methyltransferase, which translates to MSEHRPLKAVELFAGIGGFHLGMAAANIQTIWANDNSELAAQVYRSNFGEASFQFGDITEIDITEIPSHDILTAGFPCQPFSSAGKKQGIRDCLRGTLFERIIEILDKKQPPYFFLENVKRMLTMESGYHFRVILDALSALDYFIEWRVINTLSFGLPQNRDRIFIFGTRINSPQSYLELLENHSVLLTQADVEAIQVDSQLQSNFTPISSSHSKLPNWGIAYHRKMYAKPIPALPDIQLRKKLRDILQDESEVESQFDFTPDTLERIKQSKAVNRYCNGVEILYNQGGGARLGYTIFGINGITSTLTASTSRHYERYRVGDKYRRLTPVEYARLMGFPDDWCRVARIYDRYALFGNAIAPPSVAWVGNRIDQKNIDLNQCNWQQLTLAL; encoded by the coding sequence GTGAGTGAACATCGACCCCTGAAAGCTGTCGAATTATTTGCTGGAATTGGCGGTTTTCATTTAGGGATGGCAGCGGCTAATATTCAAACCATTTGGGCTAATGATAACAGTGAATTAGCCGCTCAAGTGTACCGGAGTAACTTTGGGGAAGCATCTTTCCAGTTTGGGGATATCACGGAAATTGATATCACCGAGATTCCCTCCCATGATATTTTAACGGCGGGGTTTCCCTGTCAACCCTTTAGTTCTGCGGGGAAAAAACAAGGGATTCGCGACTGCCTCCGGGGAACCTTGTTTGAACGGATTATCGAAATTTTAGATAAAAAACAGCCGCCGTATTTCTTTTTAGAGAATGTCAAGCGGATGCTGACAATGGAATCCGGATATCACTTCCGGGTGATTTTGGATGCACTGTCTGCCTTAGATTATTTTATAGAATGGCGAGTGATTAATACCCTCAGCTTTGGACTTCCCCAAAATCGCGATCGCATCTTCATCTTTGGAACCCGCATCAACTCACCCCAAAGCTACCTTGAACTCCTGGAAAACCATTCCGTATTGTTGACCCAAGCTGATGTAGAAGCCATTCAAGTCGATAGCCAACTCCAGTCTAATTTTACCCCAATTTCAAGCAGCCATAGCAAACTTCCCAACTGGGGAATTGCCTATCACCGAAAAATGTACGCCAAACCGATACCTGCCTTGCCAGACATCCAACTGAGGAAGAAACTCCGCGATATTCTGCAAGACGAATCCGAGGTAGAATCCCAGTTTGATTTTACCCCAGATACCTTGGAAAGAATCAAGCAAAGTAAAGCCGTTAATCGGTATTGTAACGGAGTAGAAATCCTGTACAATCAAGGAGGAGGAGCCAGATTGGGTTATACTATTTTTGGCATTAATGGAATTACCTCAACCCTGACAGCATCCACTTCCAGACATTATGAACGCTATCGAGTCGGGGATAAATATCGCCGCTTAACCCCGGTGGAATATGCCAGATTAATGGGGTTTCCCGATGACTGGTGTCGCGTTGCCAGAATTTACGATCGCTATGCCTTATTCGGCAATGCGATCGCGCCTCCCTCTGTCGCCTGGGTTGGCAACCGAATCGATCAAAAAAACATTGACCTAAATCAGTGTAACTGGCAGCAACTAACTTTAGCCTTATGA